The nucleotide window GATGGTGTTCGTAGTTACCAACTGCGAATTAGAtatttggtcaaaaaaagtcaacacccctgttcgcagttagtaagtgcaaaCAACTTCTTTGgcttttttaaaatcaaactacTTATTGGCAGTTATTAAGTGCGAACAAATCCATACCTCAGATCTGGGATTAGGCGCTTATATTTGGAAATAAGTTAATTTTGCTGttattttgtgctttttttataattaatcttatctattttaaattttccaaaattatgGCATTTGTGATGGTCATAGGTGGTGGAGTCGATGTTTGCTAACTCAACAACAATGGTTGTAATTGTGGTCCTTAGTTCCAGTAAATTGATGGTGGAATTAATTGCTCATAGAGTGATTGATAATGGTGAGAGAATAGATTTGACAGTCTGAAGAAAAAAAGTAATTGTTTTCACAACATTTTTAAAGGTAAGTAAGAGATCTTGAGGTAAGgattatcaatttttataaaaacaaataacaaaCTGTGTTAATGTAATCTGTTATCTGAGCAAAAAAGTAACAAACCAAACAACCCTTAATAGAAATAGAGTTGTTGGGAATGATAGAGGCTAGAGCagatgaaaattgattttttttccttttttgggAGAAAATATTCAATGTAATGAAAACCTCTAGTCCACCCAAGTTTTCCATTTAAATTTCCTTGTCAAACCGAACACCCAAATGAAAGTTCATATAATATTAACCCAAATGAACGGTCATAAATTTTTTCTGGATTCGCACCTGTATGTAATACTCTATTCAAAGGCCATTCATACATACAGTTGCCATTCCATCTTGTGTTATTGCAGAAACTTAAAAACCATGCAATTTGTAATCATCTATACGGCCTCAAGAGTCACGACTAGTAGCAGAACGCACAAAATAAGAAATACTTGGGCTTCAGATAACAGATTAGTCGAAATATCATGcagaaaattacaaaattactaCTATTTAAAGAATCGCATAAGCTATGCAGCGTATTGTATTTTGCAACATTTCCGTGTACTCTTGACTCGACTATGTCCTCAGCTCGCTTCTGAGGTTCACAACACCAACAAAACAGCTATATAACTGAAACAACTCCAGCAACTTGATACAACATAGATATATCTTATCATCACTTTGAACACCTTCCAAAATTCATCTTTCCATATTTTTCCAAAATACATGAGAATCAAAATATAATGTACATGGACCACTAAACAAAGTTAAAATTGAAAGAGGGAAAAAGCGGAGTAGAACAAACCGAAAATGAAAACACATGGAAACCCGAACTCAACAGGAAAATTCCAATTACTGCGAGCTACTTTGCAATCATTTTGAAGAATTCAAAGAGACTATCGCCCCAGAATGGCGCAATTGCGGAGTCACTCCACTTGAAGAGTAGCTTGAACCTATGGAGCTCACTTGAAAATTGCATATGGACACTGAACACTACAAGTTACGCGGGAAATTACTAATTGTCCCTTGCTCCAAAACATCTTTTCCGTTTACCTTGTAGCCTATTCTTATACGCATAGCCAGGTGTTTCTGAGGAAACAAACAAGTCATTTTTAATATCAAATCAAAAGACtacatcaaaaaaataataataaatcaaaaggCAGAGCAGGGGTaaaaatagtatataaaaaAGCTTTCATGATATAAAAATACAGATCTTCCGACACATCAGCTATCTTTAAAACAAGAAAAGATTTTGAAGGTATCAATGCTTTAAGATCTAAAAAATGCAAGCAAAGTCACGCAGTAGACTTGCACAATCAGATTAATTTTAATGCAACTACTCAAATCAAATGCCAAAGCTGTTGATCGTGGCAAAGGACactaaatcaaattttaataatcaataaataaaaaacatttaGTGCATATTATATAGACATGAAATTGTCTTGAGGTATATTTTGATGATTTACAAGTTTTGGGAGAAACATGATATAAGTACAAGTGAATAGCCATATGTCAACACATGAACAATCACATGATGTCCAGAAAGTCTACTGGTCTCTACTTCACTAAGCTATATAACACGCGTGTTCATCTATAGTTTGCCTAATATATACTCCTTCCATTCCCCTAATTATGCTAAGTATACTATTTTAGTCCATGTGCAAAGAACTAGGGGTTGCTCCTATTTCTgcaaaaatgcgcgaaaatagatcgAGATGGTTtagacatgtgcagagaaaaacTTTTGACGCCCCAGTAAGGAGGATTGAAAGCTatcatagtagagggtaagaggagtcgagaaagacctaggagaacttgGAATGAGCAAATAATAGTTGACCTGCACAAGTTACACCTCTCTGTGGACCTGACCTGAAAtaagggtagttggaggcgccttATCCATGCGTTAGACTATTGATTTGCTCTTTACTTAATAGTCGGTGTTCTTGTTCTCTGGCTTTTACTCgctctattattattattattattattattattattattattattattattattactattactattactattactattactattactattactattactattactattactattactattactattactattactattactattactattattattattattattgtttccttaattattatttttactttattttatttatatgtgcattgtatttatctttttatgtttAAGGGTCACGCCTGGGCGATACGATGCAAACCTGTGGAGTCAGCTTTAGCCTTACTCAGCCCTAGCCGTTGCAGAAACTGCTCCtattctttctcgagtcgagggactctttggccgcgctctccttttaAGGggatgagttgccgccgtccttccctcctctGACCctgaccctgaccatagttttctatgggcgggatacacagggtatgatgatgatgatactaTTTTAGTCCATCTTACATGGTTTCCTACATTACCTTTTTGGACATTACCTCACCTACAAGACCCCACTAAAACCTAAACCTATTTCTCTCCTAAATTAAAACCTATAGTTACTCCAATAAAGGATATGACCCCACCTACAATACCCTACTTTCTTCCTTTTCCTTGGTTAGTGTGCAATCCCCTGAGTAGCAAACTTCGGGGGACAAAGGAGTATCTTTAAACTCAATTCTGCAAAATGTTGACAGGTCATGAATGCTTCACCATTAGAATTCCTTTCAACCATCCTacccataattttttttttcttttttattattcttctttTCTGTCTGTGATCATGCTGGGGGTGGGGGCTAAAGAAAAGCTTTACACTCAAGAAATAGCTAGGCAAGTAGGGAAAAGTCAAAGCCATAATACCTTCCCATGCTGGCTGTTAGTAATTTGCATACTCTGAGTTATAGAGCCATTACCGCTGGCTGGAAGGGTAGTGCTGCTAGCTGGATCAAGGTGCAGCTGAAGAAACTGCGAATGAAAATGTCGATATGCATCAAAATGCTGCCTAAGAATGCCTTGATGGTGTATATagttcaaacaaaaaatataggTAAGGGTATAAATTGAACCAATTAAATAGAGGAATATCTAAATATAACACTTTTAGCTCTGTTGTAATTCATGGAATCAAGAAACACTAGATAGAGAGATGATGCATATCTTAAATGGCAAAGCTCCGTAAGGCCTAAAATGTCAACCTAAGCATATGTAGAAGCAAAATCACTTGTTCATTGCACATCTGTTACCTTGGGAACAGCAGCCTGGAATAGAAAATCAGTATAGATGTCGGCTGATAGATTTATAAACATAGCCTTGATTGACGTCAGATGCGAGTTCAAAGTAGACTTCGAAAACTCAAAAGTCAGTTTTAGAGAACTGCTCTCAAATGCCACAATGGACGGGAATTGCAGACCATTGATCTctgaaatagaaaataataacaatgactATAATGCAAACAGAAGATTTGGCAATTGCAAACAGAGAATAGCATACCTGATGTTGGTGGATTCGAAGACAAGACATCCAATAAATCAACAATAGGAGCAGCTCCACTAGGAGACGACCCTTGCACAGGCAAAGGTAGAACAGATGACAATTGATCCTGCGGTGATCCAGAATTTTTGCTTTCTAAACTCAAACACAAAATGTCTGGAGTTGATGCACTATTCGTGGTAGGGGGACTCCCAATTGATAAGAGATCTAACAGGGCATCCGTTCCTGATTTTTGATTCTGACTAGCACCttcaaatgaaagaaaaataataaacatgCATGCTGAGACATTAACCGTAAGCGACAACGTTTTCTATCATCTGGgtgttttttaaaatatcaGAAAATTCGTCCTTCAAcacaaaataaaatcttttcttTATAAACAACACTGAATAGAATCATTGAGGTTACTAAAGAATACCATTTCATTTAACAAGTTAAATCTCACAGAATAGTatagaaatataaaaaattaaacatatcAGAGAGCAGACATAATTGATACTAGCATACGTTCGTTCATAAGACAATAAAAGCTTAGTTCTGGGAAGTTAACTGAACTGCATACCACAATTTGCCAACCAGAACAATTATAACAGCATACGCACCCACCAGAATAAAGAGTCCAGACACACCATGTCAAAGTTACAACATTCAACTTCTGGGCCACAAACTAACCTGGTTGTGATGGCACTGGTGACAGATCAACACCAAGGAGGTCATGTAGAAAATCACCACCACCTGATGAGCTAGGTGCGGGTACATCATCCGAGCTAAGATCAAGCAAATCAACAAGAGGAGCAGCAGGCTTTGACACACCATTTGGAAGATTAACAGAAGGCCCGTTGGAGCTTGAAACTGTAGCCGGCAAAGAGCCAGATCTTCTTCCACTGTATGTTGCCTCATCCAACACAGGCATCCGTTCGACTAATGTAGACCTGCATATTTTTTCAGAACTCAAACTTCATATTTCATTGGATTTCAACCACATAAAAAATCGCGAGTTGAAGAATAAGAAGGTGCGGGGAATAAAAGCAAAACAGCTAGATACCTAATGTTTTGATGCTTTTCAATAATAGAATTGAACTCCAGTGCTCTCTGCTGCAATTCAAGGAGAAGGCTTCCTTTATATTGCACAACTATATCTTTTATCCTCCTGCATATGACATTACCATTAAATAAGTTCAGACTTAGCTATTTTATCATTTACCACCATGCAACATCCATGAAGATGTCCCTCAATTTGCAGCAAAAGGGTCATTACTTACGAGGTGTAAACCATTCTTCAGATGTGAGAACAGCTCAACTAACACAACGTCGTTTCATTTATGTAGTTATACCATGACAACCCAAATTCCAAAAAGAATGACAAATCTTGTTCTAGGACTAGGATGATATATTAGGACTCCTTAACCCACTAAAAACATGTTGATCATTAATTCCCCCTTCCTCCTAGCGTGTAAGGGATTCTCCGGCCTAACtccaatcaaaaataaatataaaataaataaaataaaatttacatttgaTTAGATCGAGGTTGTGTGTGAACAAAGGGTATACTGAATGAGCATGAGTACAGATGATCctgaataaatataaaaatgctGCTCCATTGAACAACTGATACTTTCTAGATAATTGATAAGGCTATTTTTTTGGAACCGATGTAAATCTAGTCAGAATAGGTCAACCATCAGAATATCAAGAAACAACTCTCTTTCTCAATCTGAAACCCACAACCATTACTGCCACTTCACCCCACGGGTGCAAAAAGTTTCACACATAATTACTGATGCAAATCTAGTCAGGAACAGGTCAACCATCAGATCAAGAAACTAAACTCTTTCTCAATGTGAAACCAACCATTACTGCCACTTTACCCCACAGGTGCAAAAAACTTTACTCATCATTCTTATTAACTGGTTAATCAATGTCTAGATGATTGTCAGGACATTGGAACTAATAGAAAGAATGCATTGACATAGCCACCAGTTGCCAATAGAAAAACTTACTGCGAACAAGCAGGAAATCGAGAGGAAAACTTCAATAGAGAAACCAAACACATAGCACGAGTGGTGATATCTGAATTGTGGCGCTTGATAGCAATCTCAACCATATCCACCGCATCAGACTCTGTTACCTGttcaaaaaaactcaaaatcttaCACTTATTGtaacacacatacatatatgaATAAAAGGAAATGACTAGATTGAGTTCAATAAAAATTCATAAGCGAACTACAATCAAATGAACTCATGTACCCATAAGGCCATAACAAACCAACATGTTTAGATTCTCAGAACACTACATACAATTACAGGTAGACTATCACTGTGTTGACCAACATCTGGTATTTGTGCTGTTCATACTTCATACCATAATGCAAAATATCGTCCACATCACCGTATTGCGAGCATATTGTAAAGTTTTGAGCTTACCGAATCCAACAACAAACTCTTAACTCACATGCCAAGGTTTTACGAGTTGGGGATTTAGATTTTAGAATCAAATTCAAGCAATTTAATGCATTTATTAAGTTTCAGGATTGAGATTTCTTGTAAACTCAAAAACTGACTTTTAAACAATAAGTAATTAGTTTAGGCATACTTTAAAAAGAACTCTAACCAATCCAACATTAAATAATAAGCCATTTTTGAAGTATAAGAAACAGTATAACTtgatttaaaaacaaaattagatgTCAAATACCCCTACACAAATTGCAAGAAATCTCAATCCTGAACTGCAATAGGAAAACGTAGGTCATTACCTAGAAGATGGACAAAAGAGGAGTGAGTTTTAATCTAACAAGAGACTAAAAAGTTATGAACTCACTGTTATTGGATCCTCAATATCTAGCACCCCAACATTGTTGACCAACATATCACCATATTCACCAATGCACCAAACTGCCACTTTGACAAGAGTTTCCtggaagaacaaggatcaaaaataTCTGAATGTTACAATTTGTCAAAGAGAAAAGAGGATGATGACATGAAAACTTATATTATGGGGATAAAGACAAAACCTGCTCATTTGATGCTTGAATAGCTCTGTACAGGGACCTAACCGTGTAGCCATGGAGATTCAATGCGTTACTTATGACAACGACAAGGCCATGCCATACTTCATCCTTCACATAATTTCCAGCCTACTAAGCAAAACACAATGATCAGATCTTTCAAGAAATGAAGAAAACATCCAAGCATAACCCACCAATTCCAAAGCCCTCAAACTCTCAAACCTTTCAAAGCCCCAATACTGCACACTGACCAAGCAGATGTATACCTCACAAAGAACCTTCAGCATTTGATCAATGTACCATATCTTCTCAGGTGAAAACCTGAAGCAACAAAAACATCAACCAAATAAAGTATCATCATCCAAATTCCAGAACTCTTAGTAAACCTAGAAGTAAGTAGGTGCGGAAAAAGGCTCATTCTACTAAATTCACACATCTTATCATAATACATAAAAGTATGACAAGAGTCACTACAATCTTTTCTGTTCCAAAGCTGACAGTGACAATGATTAATCTATTTCAAATCTATCAAAAGGAAACAGAATCAATTggttaagaaatttattttgaaattacgTAAATCTTAGCAagtgcaacaaaaaaaaaggaaactggaaaatgaaaattattttgtcaTTTTGAATATCTGATATtgatccaaaataaaatatttaccgAACAGGAAAACAAATACAACATTTTCTGCATAGAATGAGTTGGTTCCAAAATAGGCTTAGTACTATCGACAGAGTCTAAATGGGTAGTTATTGTGATTGTCTAGCTGGTTCCAAAATAGGCTTATAGTACTTAAGGAAGAGGGAGCTTTTGTGATAATGGAGGGCAATACAATAAACAAAGATAAAAATGATATATTCAAAACCTTCTAGGTAACATCATTTGAAAATCTACCTGTATGGCAAAGCTATAGCTCGGGGTAGATTAATTGGTTGTGTTCACTCCAATTAGTCATCCAATATAACTATGATAAACATGAATTTTCCTGATTCtactatttaaaattattcaaaGTTGAAAAATTAGGTCCCATCCACAAAACATTAATTgaattctttcttttctttacagttcagtgtcacatgattcgctaattgcctcgcgaatcgcgaatcgaagaaagtgaattatggtcggttttaggctatttttgaaccattttgaacgaatcacaaattcaaaaggcgaactaactagcgaattGATTTTCATTGTTACAGTTACCAAATTTATGATGAGCTTATGACCTAGTGAACTTGTAAGAATGCATAATTATTAAGTTAGAATGTTTTCATAACACAGGAGAAGAAACTTTCCCAATCTGGTATCTGGGTGTTCCTTTACGCTTCAATAAGCTTAATAAGCATGATAGGAGGCCTCTCATTGACAAAATCGCATAAAAAATCTGTTCCGCTTATTTCTTATGCAGGGAAGGTACAACTAGTGAAAAGtgtaattggtagtatgaacTTTTGGGGTCCAATATTTTGTTAGCCTAAAAACCTAATGAATAGATACTTGTAGGTCTTTCATCTGGATTGAGAAAATGAGATATCAAGAAAGTCAACACCTCTTGGGAACATATGTGCTTTCCTAAGGAGTGTGGAAGGTTTAATTTTCGTGATATGGTTAAGTGGAATAGAGTTGAAGTGACATAACACCTCAAGAACATTGCTTGGAAAAAAGGATAACCAGTAGGTAAAAAGGGTGAACAGCTACCTCATTAGGGATCAGGTGAACCTGTGTTTGTGTTTGACCTTTGTAGGTTTGTTATCGAGGGATGTTTTGCTTTGCTTGTTTAGGTTGGAGCTGTTGTTTGTGGGCTATTAGGGTAGTGTTCATTACCATTTATGTTAGGTTGTATATTTCTCCAttggtatataataatatctatATTTGCCAAAAGCAAATCTGATGAGAATTTCTTTCACAATAAACTTCTTTTTAATGTTCAAACCTGACTTTACTGATTCTAACAGATTAAAATTTACTATACCTAGTTCTTGAAGTTGAGTAGACAACAAGACCTCTCTTTCTGGTTTGAATTTCCAATATGCACATTTTGAAAGTCCGCTTTGTGCACAGTCAAGTCAATTCTCATTTATGCACTGACGGCTAAACAAATCCATAAATCATAATCCAAAGAAGAGGAGTCATGGTAGATAATTGATAAACAGTAGAAAAAAACTTTCAAGTAAAAGTGAAGAATTCTCAAGGTTCGGCCTTCCAGAGCCTAAGGAGGTCCAAATTAACCAACCTAGAACGCTGAAAAACTTCCAAGACCCCAGATCACGTCTGTGAAACCATGATTTTAAAGGGTTAGGATATTAAAAGCAAttcttttgttcttctttccaAGAACCTTGTCGGCACTCTGGTCATTTTCAATGGGGAAAGGAAATAAATAGCAATCTATAATATGCATACCAACATAATTATACAGTTAAATAAAGCAATTAcatattaaatatcaatatacttACTTT belongs to Amaranthus tricolor cultivar Red isolate AtriRed21 chromosome 17, ASM2621246v1, whole genome shotgun sequence and includes:
- the LOC130803480 gene encoding AP-1 complex subunit gamma-2-like: MNPFSSGTRLRDMIRSIRACKTAAEERAVVRKECASIRAAISENDSDYRHRNMAKLMFIHMLGYPTHFGQMECLKLIASPGFPEKRIGYLGLMLLLDERQEVLMLVTNSLKQDLNHTNQYIVGLALCALGNICSAEMARDLAPEVERLLQFRDPNVRKKAALCSIRIIKKVPDLAENFINPAASLLKEKHHGVLITGVQLCTDLCKISEDALEYFRKKCTDSVVRVLKDLVNSPYAPEYDVAGITDPFLHIRLLRFLRVLGHGDADASDCMNDLLAQVATKTESNKNAGNAILYECVETIMSIQDNSGLRVLAINILGRFLSNRDNNIRYVALNMLMRAISFDAQAVQRHRATILECVKDSDASIRKRALELVYLLVNESNVKPLTKELIDYLEVSDLEFKGDLTDKICSIVEKFSPEKIWYIDQMLKVLCEAGNYVKDEVWHGLVVVISNALNLHGYTVRSLYRAIQASNEQETLVKVAVWCIGEYGDMLVNNVGVLDIEDPITVTESDAVDMVEIAIKRHNSDITTRAMCLVSLLKFSSRFPACSQRIKDIVVQYKGSLLLELQQRALEFNSIIEKHQNIRSTLVERMPVLDEATYSGRRSGSLPATVSSSNGPSVNLPNGVSKPAAPLVDLLDLSSDDVPAPSSSGGGDFLHDLLGVDLSPVPSQPGASQNQKSGTDALLDLLSIGSPPTTNSASTPDILCLSLESKNSGSPQDQLSSVLPLPVQGSSPSGAAPIVDLLDVLSSNPPTSEINGLQFPSIVAFESSSLKLTFEFSKSTLNSHLTSIKAMFINLSADIYTDFLFQAAVPKFLQLHLDPASSTTLPASGNGSITQSMQITNSQHGKKHLAMRIRIGYKVNGKDVLEQGTISNFPRNL